Proteins from one Dethiobacter alkaliphilus AHT 1 genomic window:
- a CDS encoding DUF3231 family protein: protein MLLSWKQKSAERKQQDVDVREAFIIWDILNSKYMMMEKLQIWEDFAHDKDLVAALRIIKKPVLKNIHILEKMMERFSIDSPDRNRSATNTPINPKVVTDEYIAMDTFFHMQEHVENLLKALRNTVTNDLVRKTIKKMAIRTINEADTFVVYLKAKGWFSQPPAYRNLPADIKEDISLCAVSNLWDHLTYRYDNRKTTEIFYKAVHDVDFKLVLHLGSKQLNSQIAALEKELKRYGIPMPKRPGKFTQTFSDLQILDDDHIYRVLLASIQGAAILHAQSFKECASTDRVRGIFKQLLIEEINMLDKFMKIGKLKGWLNPAPTYGP, encoded by the coding sequence ATGTTACTTTCATGGAAACAAAAGTCAGCAGAACGAAAACAGCAGGACGTGGATGTGCGGGAAGCGTTTATCATCTGGGACATCCTTAATTCCAAATATATGATGATGGAAAAACTGCAGATTTGGGAAGACTTTGCCCATGACAAGGATCTGGTAGCGGCTTTGCGCATTATAAAAAAGCCGGTTCTCAAGAACATTCATATCCTGGAGAAAATGATGGAGCGATTTTCCATTGATTCACCGGACCGTAACCGCAGTGCCACAAACACACCCATCAACCCCAAAGTGGTGACAGATGAATACATAGCGATGGATACGTTTTTTCATATGCAGGAACATGTTGAAAACCTGTTAAAAGCACTGCGCAATACTGTAACAAACGATTTGGTGCGTAAAACCATAAAAAAAATGGCCATCCGGACCATTAATGAAGCGGATACTTTTGTCGTTTATCTAAAAGCTAAGGGCTGGTTTTCGCAGCCACCAGCCTATCGTAATCTGCCCGCCGACATCAAGGAGGACATAAGCCTGTGTGCTGTGTCTAACCTCTGGGATCATCTTACTTATCGTTATGATAACAGAAAAACCACAGAAATTTTTTATAAAGCTGTCCATGATGTGGACTTTAAGTTGGTTCTGCATTTAGGCAGTAAGCAGTTAAACAGCCAAATAGCTGCTTTGGAGAAAGAGCTGAAAAGATACGGCATCCCCATGCCCAAAAGGCCGGGTAAATTTACGCAAACGTTTAGTGATTTGCAAATCTTAGATGATGACCACATTTACCGTGTACTATTAGCTTCAATACAAGGGGCTGCAATTTTACATGCCCAGTCTTTTAAAGAATGTGCATCCACAGACCGGGTCCGCGGGATTTTCAAGCAGCTTCTCATTGAGGAAATTAACATGCTGGACAAGTTTATGAAAATCGGCA
- the speD gene encoding adenosylmethionine decarboxylase, which yields MEIKSFKKLKLYGFNNLTKSLSFNMYDICYAKTDEDRKGYIEYIDEQYNAERLTSILTNVSDIIGANILNIAKQDYEPQGASVTILISEGDEYNEQSENESPGPLPNSLVGHLDKSHITVHTYPESHPDDGISTFRADIDVSTCGHISPLKALNYLIHSFESDIMTMDYRVRGFTRDVNGRKYFIDHKINSIQNYIPGSTKEKYHAIDVNVYQESIFHTKMLLKEFDLDNYLFGISKKDLAPSERRKIKQRLKKEMMEIFYGRNIAKV from the coding sequence ATGGAAATTAAATCATTTAAAAAGCTCAAGCTTTACGGGTTTAATAATCTGACAAAGTCCTTGAGTTTTAATATGTACGATATCTGTTATGCCAAGACCGACGAAGACCGCAAAGGTTACATCGAATACATTGATGAGCAGTATAACGCCGAAAGGCTCACCAGCATCCTCACCAATGTTTCCGATATTATCGGTGCCAATATCTTAAACATTGCCAAGCAGGATTATGAACCCCAGGGCGCCAGTGTTACCATTCTTATTTCCGAAGGCGATGAATACAATGAGCAGTCGGAGAACGAATCGCCGGGCCCGCTGCCTAACTCCCTGGTGGGACATCTGGACAAAAGCCATATTACGGTACACACTTACCCTGAAAGTCATCCCGACGACGGCATCAGCACATTCCGGGCCGATATTGATGTTTCAACCTGTGGGCACATTTCACCGCTAAAAGCGCTGAACTATCTGATACACAGCTTTGAATCAGACATTATGACCATGGATTACCGGGTACGCGGGTTTACCCGTGATGTAAACGGCAGAAAATACTTTATCGACCATAAAATCAATTCCATTCAGAATTATATTCCCGGCAGTACCAAAGAAAAATACCATGCCATTGATGTAAATGTTTATCAGGAAAGCATTTTTCACACTAAGATGCTGCTTAAGGAATTTGATCTGGATAACTATCTCTTCGGCATTTCCAAAAAAGACTTAGCCCCCAGTGAGCGGAGAAAAATTAAACAACGGCTGAAAAAAGAGATGATGGAAATCTTCTATGGCCGAAACATTGCCAAAGTATAA
- a CDS encoding prenyltransferase, which yields MTTLWQGFWQVADPKIWVASTVPMAVGGALAYGLTGQFSWYWFLISMLGVFLIEIGKNAANDLVDYESGVDLMVAPDKRTPFSGGKRAIVDGNLTLSQARWITLATLAAGSLIGFYIAFMREPGILWIGLSGLFFAAAYSLPPFKLAYRGLGEAVVGVTFGPLIVSGTFLVQAHFLSWEVILASLPIGLLIANVLFINQYPDYEADLQGNKRNWVVRLGKTKGLSIYKALFAGTYLSFVGLFATTLNPFWLMSFVSLPLVIQAVGAAARYSEDIPKMIVANANTIKTYQLTGLTMVLAAILTRFFV from the coding sequence TTGACAACATTGTGGCAGGGGTTCTGGCAGGTTGCCGACCCCAAAATTTGGGTGGCGTCCACAGTGCCCATGGCCGTGGGAGGTGCCCTGGCATATGGCCTTACCGGCCAGTTTAGCTGGTATTGGTTTCTCATAAGCATGCTGGGGGTATTCCTTATTGAAATCGGCAAAAACGCCGCCAATGACCTGGTGGACTATGAAAGCGGCGTGGATTTAATGGTGGCACCTGACAAACGTACCCCGTTTAGCGGTGGTAAACGGGCCATTGTGGACGGCAACCTTACCTTATCTCAGGCCAGATGGATTACTCTGGCCACTTTGGCAGCAGGAAGTTTAATTGGTTTTTACATTGCTTTTATGAGGGAGCCCGGCATTTTATGGATTGGTTTAAGCGGATTGTTTTTTGCCGCAGCGTACAGCCTCCCTCCGTTTAAACTGGCGTATAGGGGCTTGGGTGAAGCGGTGGTGGGCGTTACCTTTGGGCCGCTGATTGTGTCGGGGACATTTCTGGTTCAGGCTCATTTTCTGTCCTGGGAAGTTATTCTGGCATCGCTTCCCATTGGTTTATTAATTGCCAATGTACTTTTCATAAATCAGTATCCCGACTATGAAGCCGATTTACAGGGCAATAAACGCAACTGGGTGGTACGCCTTGGCAAAACAAAAGGGTTAAGCATTTATAAAGCCTTGTTCGCCGGCACCTACCTTTCCTTTGTGGGCCTGTTTGCAACCACCCTTAATCCTTTCTGGCTTATGTCTTTTGTGAGCCTGCCGCTGGTTATTCAGGCTGTTGGCGCAGCGGCCAGGTACAGTGAAGATATCCCTAAGATGATAGTGGCCAATGCCAACACAATAAAAACATATCAGCTGACCGGACTTACCATGGTTTTGGCAGCCATTCTCACCCGCTTTTTTGTCTAA
- a CDS encoding diguanylate cyclase domain-containing protein, giving the protein MRIKLPLTEYVSYSFEELLDMELKRAYRGGQSFSLALVAFSTGTSAGRAVRILQDTLRDTDTVIRHGETSFLVFMPMTNKEGARFVIERLQHAFASEDYLDDVAGNTTFRVSYITFPEDGDNKEQLLELLLNNL; this is encoded by the coding sequence ATGCGCATTAAACTGCCCTTAACGGAATACGTATCTTATAGCTTTGAGGAACTTCTTGATATGGAGCTTAAACGGGCCTATCGTGGAGGACAGTCTTTTTCGCTGGCACTTGTGGCTTTTTCCACCGGGACCAGTGCAGGCCGTGCCGTGCGCATTCTGCAGGATACACTGCGGGATACGGATACCGTAATCCGTCACGGGGAAACAAGCTTTCTTGTGTTCATGCCCATGACCAACAAGGAGGGTGCAAGGTTTGTAATAGAGCGGCTGCAGCACGCCTTTGCTTCGGAGGATTACCTGGATGATGTGGCAGGTAACACAACATTTCGTGTTTCGTACATAACCTTTCCCGAAGATGGCGACAACAAAGAGCAGCTTTTGGAGTTGTTGTTAAATAACCTTTAA
- a CDS encoding GltB/FmdC/FwdC-like GXGXG domain-containing protein: MVTIDARGVYYMQLNKRIRQALRDGAEEILLKNVNGQRYIADAIRGNYKLTIQGIAGNDLAAYMDGPEVVVQGNTQDAVANTMNGGSIIIHGDAGDTLGYAMRGGEVFVRGNVGYRVGIHMKEFREQVPKIVVGGKTGDFLGEYMAGGIIVVLGMPDGQDSVGNYCGTGMHGGVMYIRGDVPDYKLGREVQKSQPSQREREFLQETQDRYSRYFQTNLPGLDELPFTKLAPVGSRPYGNMYVKY, translated from the coding sequence GTGGTTACCATCGATGCCAGGGGTGTTTACTATATGCAGTTAAACAAGCGGATCCGCCAAGCACTACGGGACGGGGCTGAGGAAATTCTGCTCAAAAATGTAAACGGGCAGCGCTATATTGCCGACGCCATCCGTGGAAATTATAAGCTGACCATCCAGGGCATTGCCGGCAATGATCTGGCTGCCTATATGGATGGGCCGGAAGTTGTGGTGCAGGGCAATACTCAGGATGCGGTGGCAAATACCATGAATGGCGGATCAATTATCATTCATGGTGATGCCGGTGACACTTTGGGGTATGCCATGCGCGGCGGTGAAGTTTTTGTGCGCGGCAATGTTGGCTACCGGGTGGGGATTCATATGAAAGAATTTAGAGAGCAGGTTCCTAAAATCGTTGTGGGCGGCAAAACCGGTGACTTTTTAGGTGAATATATGGCCGGGGGTATCATTGTGGTGTTGGGAATGCCCGACGGCCAGGATTCAGTGGGGAATTACTGCGGTACCGGTATGCATGGCGGTGTCATGTATATCCGAGGAGATGTACCCGACTACAAGTTAGGCCGGGAAGTGCAAAAGTCACAACCATCTCAAAGGGAGCGGGAGTTTTTGCAGGAAACACAGGACCGTTATTCACGCTATTTCCAGACAAATCTGCCGGGGCTGGATGAGCTGCCTTTTACCAAACTGGCTCCTGTTGGGAGTCGTCCATATGGGAACATGTATGTAAAATATTAA
- a CDS encoding NAD(P)/FAD-dependent oxidoreductase — MKHVIIGNSTAAVGAVEGIRRSDQDSSITVISSEPHHTYSRPLISYYLSGKVDSAGMAYRPPGFYQENKVTTLLGKTAESIDVEGKTVRLSGGKCIAYDRLLIATGSRPSGLDIEGITKKNVFSFYTLDDSRKLQHYIRPEMSAVVLGAGLTALKAAEALVSLGVKTTLVVRSRILRNFLDTKAAEQLTAHLKHCGLHLVCGSEPEAVLGKSAAEAVQLRDGRVLPCDLVISSIGIQPNTEIVRDKLETDYGILVDQGMRTSADHIYAAGDVAQGYDLLSEQRRVIPLLPVAYGQGEVAGRNMAGENAVYTGMGMNAVSFFGLPVISAGQIEANEGEEVSLTQDAEGGKIYRKLIFRENRLTGYVLMEQIDRAGILTWLIREKIDVTSFKESLLAGTFNHAHLPEEIRRKKVAVAG; from the coding sequence ATGAAGCATGTTATAATCGGTAACTCCACCGCAGCCGTTGGTGCGGTGGAGGGTATACGCAGAAGTGACCAGGACAGTTCCATTACCGTTATTTCTTCAGAACCTCATCACACCTATTCCCGTCCCCTGATTTCCTATTATTTGTCGGGAAAGGTTGATTCCGCCGGAATGGCCTATCGTCCGCCCGGTTTTTATCAGGAAAATAAGGTTACTACCTTACTTGGGAAAACGGCGGAATCCATCGATGTGGAAGGTAAAACAGTCCGTCTCTCCGGAGGAAAGTGTATTGCCTATGACAGGCTCCTGATAGCCACCGGCAGCCGGCCGTCCGGCTTAGATATTGAAGGCATTACCAAAAAGAACGTCTTCTCCTTTTATACTCTGGATGACTCCCGGAAACTGCAGCACTATATCCGGCCCGAAATGTCCGCCGTTGTTCTGGGCGCCGGGCTTACGGCCTTAAAAGCAGCTGAAGCGTTGGTTTCGCTGGGAGTAAAGACGACGCTTGTTGTGCGCAGCCGTATTTTGCGGAATTTCCTGGACACAAAGGCAGCTGAACAGCTTACCGCTCACCTAAAGCATTGCGGTCTTCATTTAGTTTGCGGCAGCGAACCCGAGGCTGTTTTAGGGAAAAGCGCGGCAGAAGCGGTTCAGTTGAGAGACGGCCGGGTTCTACCCTGTGATCTGGTGATTAGCTCCATCGGTATACAGCCTAATACTGAAATTGTCCGCGACAAATTGGAAACAGATTACGGTATTCTGGTTGATCAGGGGATGCGAACCTCCGCTGACCACATTTATGCCGCAGGTGATGTGGCCCAGGGCTATGATTTGCTCAGTGAGCAGCGGCGGGTGATTCCACTGTTGCCCGTGGCTTATGGTCAGGGGGAAGTGGCGGGACGGAACATGGCAGGCGAGAACGCCGTTTATACGGGTATGGGTATGAATGCAGTAAGTTTTTTCGGTTTACCGGTAATCAGTGCAGGGCAAATTGAGGCAAATGAGGGAGAAGAGGTTTCTCTGACCCAGGATGCGGAAGGCGGTAAAATTTATCGCAAGCTTATTTTTCGGGAAAACAGACTTACCGGTTATGTATTAATGGAGCAGATCGACAGGGCCGGTATTCTGACCTGGCTTATCCGTGAAAAAATTGATGTGACATCGTTTAAAGAAAGCCTGCTGGCCGGGACATTTAATCACGCCCACCTGCCGGAAGAAATACGCAGGAAAAAGGTAGCCGTTGCCGGGTAA
- a CDS encoding 4Fe-4S dicluster domain-containing protein produces MKRIRIKEEHCMGCRLCEIHCIAAHSAYRYDLVRTFKRDKNRPSPRIMIEQSGHTCFALPCRHCEEANCVKACISGSMTKDLQSGLVTNDSERCVGCWTCIAACPYGVITREGKKISVAAKCDLCGDKPVCVQQCPNEALVCDDQEEGA; encoded by the coding sequence ATGAAACGGATTCGTATTAAAGAGGAACACTGTATGGGCTGCCGCCTGTGTGAGATCCATTGTATTGCAGCACACAGTGCTTACCGTTATGATTTGGTGAGAACATTCAAGCGTGATAAGAATCGTCCTTCACCGCGCATTATGATTGAACAAAGCGGTCATACCTGCTTTGCTCTGCCATGCCGGCATTGTGAGGAAGCAAACTGCGTAAAGGCCTGTATCAGCGGCTCCATGACCAAAGATTTGCAAAGCGGCCTGGTAACAAATGATTCAGAACGTTGTGTAGGTTGCTGGACGTGCATTGCCGCTTGTCCTTATGGGGTCATCACCCGTGAGGGAAAAAAGATTAGTGTGGCTGCCAAGTGTGATTTATGCGGGGATAAGCCGGTATGCGTCCAACAATGTCCCAACGAGGCTCTGGTATGTGATGATCAGGAGGAGGGAGCATAA
- a CDS encoding glutamate synthase-related protein: protein MTINKRAKYKIQRDREQCIDCGVCARQCANEVHYVDEETKEVLCDSTDCSNCQRCVSLCPTNALAIQKAPQEFSGNASWTAGDIRGIQAQAEGGGILLTGMGCDRGLPDYFDRMMLNASQVTNPSIDPLREPMELRTFLGRKPAYLELDSSGNPADLPPQLELELPIMFSAMSFGSISLNAIKSLAAAAESESTFYNTGEGGLHKDLYCYGKNTITQVASGRFGVDIDYLQAGAAIEIKIGQGAKPGIGGHLPGEKVGSGVSETRMIPIGSDAISPAPHHDIYSIEDLTQLIFSLKEATEYTKPVSVKIAAVHNVAAIASGIARAGADIIAIDGYRGGTGATPLRTRDHVGIPIELALAAVDTRLRQEGIRQEVSLVVGGGIRHSADVVKAIALGADAAYIGTSALIALGCHVCQQCYTGKCNWGIATQNPELVKRLNPEIGARRAANLLRAWKHEIKELLGGMGINALESLRGNRLMLRGVGMTDRELQILGIKAAGE from the coding sequence ATGACTATAAATAAAAGAGCTAAATACAAAATACAGCGGGACAGGGAGCAATGCATTGATTGCGGTGTTTGTGCCCGCCAATGTGCAAATGAAGTGCATTATGTGGACGAAGAGACCAAGGAGGTTCTTTGTGACTCCACCGATTGCTCCAACTGCCAGCGCTGTGTATCCCTTTGTCCCACCAATGCATTGGCTATTCAGAAAGCACCGCAGGAGTTCAGCGGTAACGCCTCCTGGACTGCCGGAGACATCAGAGGTATTCAGGCACAGGCCGAGGGTGGTGGAATTTTGCTGACCGGTATGGGGTGTGACAGAGGTTTACCGGACTATTTTGACCGCATGATGCTGAATGCATCCCAGGTAACAAATCCATCCATCGATCCGTTGCGTGAGCCCATGGAACTAAGAACATTTCTGGGACGCAAACCTGCATACCTGGAGTTGGATTCGTCGGGTAACCCGGCGGATTTGCCGCCGCAGCTGGAACTGGAGCTGCCAATTATGTTTTCCGCCATGTCTTTTGGCTCAATTTCCCTTAATGCCATAAAATCGCTGGCGGCTGCCGCGGAAAGTGAAAGCACCTTTTATAACACCGGTGAAGGCGGATTACACAAAGATCTTTATTGTTACGGTAAAAACACCATTACCCAGGTGGCTTCCGGCCGCTTCGGTGTTGATATTGATTACCTGCAGGCCGGTGCGGCCATTGAGATTAAAATCGGCCAGGGCGCTAAGCCCGGTATCGGCGGCCACCTGCCCGGTGAAAAAGTGGGCAGCGGAGTCTCGGAAACGCGTATGATTCCAATAGGCAGCGATGCCATTTCTCCGGCTCCCCACCATGATATCTATTCCATTGAAGATCTGACTCAGCTTATTTTTTCCCTGAAGGAGGCCACCGAATATACCAAACCGGTCAGTGTGAAAATTGCTGCGGTTCATAACGTGGCAGCCATTGCTTCCGGTATTGCAAGGGCCGGTGCCGACATCATTGCCATCGACGGTTATCGGGGCGGAACCGGTGCTACTCCGTTGCGCACCCGGGACCATGTAGGCATCCCCATTGAGCTGGCGCTGGCAGCAGTGGACACCCGGCTGCGCCAGGAGGGTATCCGCCAGGAAGTTTCCCTGGTTGTGGGTGGTGGCATTCGTCACAGTGCCGATGTGGTTAAAGCCATTGCCCTGGGAGCAGATGCTGCCTATATTGGTACTTCCGCGCTCATAGCCCTGGGGTGCCATGTCTGTCAGCAATGCTACACCGGAAAGTGTAACTGGGGAATCGCCACCCAGAACCCAGAGCTGGTTAAACGTCTCAATCCGGAAATCGGTGCCCGCCGGGCAGCCAATTTGCTAAGGGCCTGGAAACACGAAATTAAAGAGCTTCTAGGCGGTATGGGAATTAACGCTCTGGAAAGCCTGCGCGGTAACCGTTTAATGCTGCGCGGTGTGGGAATGACCGACAGGGAACTGCAGATCCTGGGCATCAAAGCTGCAGGGGAATAG
- a CDS encoding class II glutamine amidotransferase produces the protein MLREGEIRIPSGCAITGFINRKGKTVSGEKIIRSIALMHDRSNGLGGGFAAYGIYPEFRDYYAFHLFYEDHAIRKETEEVLARYFTMEMGGPISTRKTKGISNPPLIWRYFVKPKLEPLYESELSANEYVVERVMALNSAMSGAYVFSSGKNMGAFKGVGYPEDIGEFYRLEEYEGYIWTAHGRFPTNTPGWWGGAHPFTLLDWSVVHNGEISSYDANRRYLEMFGYKCSLQTDTEAITYIFDLLIRKHGLPLDVAVATVAAPFWSEIDRMPPQKQKLHRAARIVYSSLLINGPFSVVLGSAGGIMALNDRIKLRPLTAAEHGDFLYVASEESAIREICPQPDRVWMPRGGEPVIGLLDESVAQQQDDDSPLALSAQQRVARA, from the coding sequence ATGTTGAGGGAAGGAGAAATCCGGATTCCATCCGGGTGCGCCATTACAGGTTTTATTAACCGCAAGGGAAAAACCGTTTCCGGGGAAAAAATAATTCGTTCCATCGCGCTGATGCACGACCGTTCCAACGGACTGGGGGGTGGTTTTGCCGCTTACGGCATTTATCCCGAATTCCGTGATTACTATGCTTTTCATTTGTTTTATGAGGATCATGCCATTCGTAAAGAAACTGAAGAAGTACTTGCCAGGTATTTTACCATGGAAATGGGTGGTCCCATTTCTACCCGTAAAACCAAAGGCATTAGCAATCCTCCGTTAATATGGCGCTATTTTGTTAAACCCAAACTGGAACCGCTCTATGAAAGCGAGCTTAGTGCCAATGAGTATGTGGTGGAGCGGGTAATGGCCCTTAACAGTGCCATGAGCGGGGCGTATGTGTTTTCCAGCGGTAAAAATATGGGGGCCTTTAAAGGTGTGGGATATCCGGAAGATATCGGAGAGTTTTACCGCCTGGAGGAATATGAAGGATATATCTGGACAGCCCACGGCCGTTTTCCCACCAATACTCCGGGCTGGTGGGGCGGGGCCCATCCCTTTACACTATTGGACTGGTCTGTGGTTCATAATGGAGAAATATCGTCTTATGATGCCAACCGCCGTTATCTGGAGATGTTTGGCTATAAATGCTCCCTCCAGACAGACACCGAAGCCATAACCTACATCTTTGATTTGCTGATTCGCAAACACGGTTTGCCTCTGGATGTGGCGGTAGCCACCGTGGCAGCACCGTTTTGGAGCGAGATTGACAGAATGCCGCCACAGAAACAGAAACTACATCGGGCGGCGCGCATTGTATATTCCAGTCTGCTGATTAACGGCCCTTTCAGTGTGGTACTGGGTTCTGCCGGGGGGATTATGGCTTTAAACGACCGCATTAAACTGCGGCCGCTGACAGCGGCGGAACACGGAGACTTTCTGTATGTGGCCAGTGAAGAGTCGGCCATCAGAGAGATCTGCCCACAACCGGACCGGGTCTGGATGCCCCGGGGCGGCGAGCCGGTCATTGGCCTCTTGGACGAAAGCGTAGCACAGCAACAGGACGATGACAGTCCGTTGGCCTTATCTGCACAACAGCGGGTGGCGCGCGCCTGA
- the glgP gene encoding alpha-glucan family phosphorylase, whose protein sequence is MQQNIGFPRVAYFCMEYGLNSGLPIYAGGLGVLAGDYLKAAHDLNLPMVGIGMLWRHDYTEQFVGEDGWPYDIYPNYDYDFVKDTGITITVQVEGRDVTCKVRLVDQYGNVPLYLLDTNFPGSEHGWITNKLYGGGTHERIAQEILLGIGGVRLLRALNIDVDVYHFNEGHAVLAGCELIREKMEQGKSFEDAWETTRRQVVFTTHTPVEAGNEKHSHGELQQMGAYNGLNYDQMATLGGDPFNMTEAALRLCTVANAVSNLHGHTARSMWRHVADTGPIISITNGVHLPTWQSPEINRAFEAGQDIWKPHMKAKMELIEFARQHTDANLNPEALLVGFARRAAGYKRSDLIFRDSEMIDPLLQQGKIQLVFSGKAHPNDEEGKRIIRDLVKMDQKYKDAVVFLENYNMEIARLLIRGCDVWLNNPVRPLEASGTSGMKAAMNGVLNLSVVDGWVGEGPQHGVSGWLLDVHHQHVDPQQQNMNDLQALYKVLTNEVIPTFYDDRSRWMDMMRASIDMSHYKFSSTRMIREYYELMYRRVMENRAAVTAPWMIPSRMQQEPRPYQQ, encoded by the coding sequence ATGCAGCAAAACATTGGATTTCCCCGAGTTGCTTACTTTTGTATGGAATATGGATTGAATTCAGGGCTCCCAATTTATGCGGGAGGTTTGGGTGTGCTGGCCGGAGATTATCTCAAGGCGGCTCATGACCTGAATTTACCCATGGTTGGTATTGGTATGCTTTGGCGCCATGACTACACCGAGCAGTTTGTGGGTGAGGACGGCTGGCCATACGACATTTACCCCAACTATGATTACGACTTTGTTAAAGATACGGGTATTACCATTACGGTACAGGTGGAAGGCCGGGACGTAACCTGTAAGGTGCGCTTGGTTGATCAGTACGGCAATGTGCCGCTATATTTGCTGGATACCAATTTCCCCGGCAGCGAACATGGTTGGATTACCAACAAATTGTACGGTGGCGGCACCCATGAACGGATTGCCCAGGAAATTTTGCTGGGCATTGGCGGCGTGCGACTGCTGCGTGCCTTAAATATTGACGTGGATGTCTATCATTTCAACGAAGGTCATGCGGTACTGGCAGGTTGTGAGTTAATCAGGGAAAAAATGGAGCAGGGTAAATCTTTTGAGGATGCCTGGGAAACCACGCGTCGTCAGGTGGTATTTACCACACACACTCCTGTGGAAGCAGGCAATGAAAAGCATAGTCATGGCGAACTGCAGCAAATGGGTGCTTACAACGGGCTCAATTATGACCAGATGGCCACGTTGGGCGGCGACCCTTTCAATATGACCGAAGCAGCTCTGCGGCTTTGCACCGTGGCCAATGCGGTATCAAACCTGCACGGCCATACAGCACGCTCCATGTGGCGCCATGTGGCGGATACCGGGCCCATCATTTCCATCACCAACGGTGTGCATCTGCCCACCTGGCAGTCACCGGAAATAAACCGTGCTTTTGAGGCGGGGCAGGATATCTGGAAACCCCACATGAAAGCAAAGATGGAATTGATTGAATTTGCCCGGCAGCATACCGATGCCAATCTGAATCCGGAAGCCCTTTTGGTGGGCTTTGCCCGCCGGGCCGCAGGTTATAAACGCTCCGACCTTATTTTCCGTGATTCGGAAATGATTGATCCGCTATTGCAGCAAGGAAAAATTCAACTGGTATTTTCCGGCAAGGCCCATCCCAATGATGAAGAGGGTAAAAGAATTATCCGCGATTTGGTCAAAATGGATCAGAAGTATAAAGATGCAGTGGTGTTTCTGGAAAACTATAATATGGAAATTGCCCGGCTCTTGATCCGTGGTTGTGACGTCTGGTTAAATAACCCGGTACGACCGCTGGAAGCTTCGGGAACTTCCGGAATGAAAGCGGCAATGAACGGAGTGCTCAATCTCAGTGTGGTGGACGGCTGGGTGGGAGAAGGTCCGCAGCATGGTGTTTCCGGTTGGTTATTGGATGTGCATCATCAGCATGTGGACCCGCAGCAGCAAAATATGAATGACTTGCAGGCGTTGTATAAAGTGCTGACCAATGAAGTGATTCCCACCTTTTATGATGACCGTAGCCGGTGGATGGATATGATGCGGGCCAGTATCGACATGTCCCATTACAAGTTTTCCTCCACCCGTATGATCAGGGAATATTACGAACTGATGTACCGCAGGGTGATGGAAAACCGGGCTGCCGTTACCGCACCATGGATGATTCCCAGCAGAATGCAGCAGGAACCGCGCCCGTATCAGCAATAG
- a CDS encoding DUF456 domain-containing protein has protein sequence MAAAALVLAVILFAAGLIGVVLPGLPGALLVYGGMLLYGVLTSFASLDANFFLLQGMAVLLVFSVDFLSTAVGSRRFGGSRYAVWGAVFGALAGLLLFGPFGIILGPFMGAVLAETIAGKQLQQAIRAGFGTLVGLLGGTVLKLAILIIMIITFFRAI, from the coding sequence ATGGCCGCAGCAGCACTGGTTTTGGCGGTAATTCTTTTTGCTGCCGGTTTGATTGGAGTTGTACTGCCGGGCTTGCCCGGCGCATTGTTGGTTTATGGAGGAATGCTTTTATACGGAGTACTTACGTCCTTTGCCTCCCTGGATGCCAATTTTTTTCTGCTGCAGGGCATGGCCGTCCTGTTAGTCTTTTCCGTTGACTTTCTCAGCACCGCCGTCGGTTCACGCCGCTTCGGCGGCAGCCGCTATGCCGTATGGGGCGCCGTTTTCGGCGCATTGGCCGGGCTGTTACTCTTTGGCCCCTTTGGCATTATCCTCGGGCCGTTTATGGGCGCAGTACTTGCCGAGACAATTGCCGGCAAACAGCTGCAGCAGGCAATCCGTGCCGGTTTCGGCACCCTGGTAGGCCTGTTGGGCGGAACCGTCCTCAAGCTGGCCATCCTCATCATCATGATCATCACCTTCTTCCGCGCCATCTAA